The Candidatus Neomarinimicrobiota bacterium genomic interval AACTCATGAGAACTCCTTCACTTATAATATTGTTATTCTTTAATTATCATTATAATTTACGCCATAATTTTCAATAAACTAAGGAATGAAAAAAAACATGGATACTCAACGCGCTTTTTCGGAAGATCCTTTTCATCATGATATCATTCTTAAAACACTGCAATCCACTCTCAATGTTAATGATTACATTTCTGTTTTGGACAGAGATTTTACATACCGGTATGTCAATCAGGCCTATAAAAAATATTTTAATCTGGATGAAGCCGATATACTGGGCAAAACGCACAAGGAACTGTTTGGTACAGATTTTTACAAAAAGACAATCCGGCCTAACCTGGAAGCATGTCTGAAGGGTGAATCCGTCTACTATTCCGCCTGGTATAAACACAGGGATATTGAAAGATACATCAGTGTAACCTGTCTTCCCTATCGTCCGTTTGGTGACGCTATCATGGGAATCATCATCAACGGACGGGATACAACAGAGCTGAAAAATATATCGGACAAGCACAAAATACAAAAAGCTTATTTTGAAAACCTGTTTCAGCAATCTCCTGATGCCATAGCCATTTTAGACAACAACGACAGGGTGATTAATGTAAATGATGCCTTTACAGAGCTCTTTGGTTATACCCTCATGGAGTGTCAAGGCAAACCTATCAATGACCTGGTCGTTCCGGATAACCTGAAAAAAGAGGGATTGGAAGCAACCATGAATGTCGCCGACGGGCAGAATATCAGCCTGGAAACCGTCCGAAGAACTAAATCGGGTAAGCTTATTCATGTATCTATTATCGGCAAGCCAATCCTGATGGAAAATAATCAACTGGCCGTCTACGGTATATACCGGGATATCACTCACCGAAAAAAAATAGAGAAAAAAATTGCCCGGGATTTACAAGAGAAAGAGGTCATGTTGAAAGAGATTCATCACCGGGTTAAAGATAATATGCAGATCATTTCATCCCTGTTAAACATGCAAATCCGCTATGTTAAGAATGAAGCAGACAAGGCAATTTTCAAGGAAAGCCAGAGCCGAATCAAATCTATGGCGTTGATTCATGAACGGCTTTATAAATCGAATGACCTGGCCCACATCAATTTTGAAAAATATACACGCAAAGTTGTCAGTAACCTTCTCGCATCCAACGAATCCGGTCCTAAAAATATCATGTTTAACTTTGATATGGAAGATATAGCTATTCCCATCAACCAGGCAATCCCTCTCGGACTGATTGTCAATGAAATTATATCCAACAGCATCAAATATGCTTTCAAAAAAACCGAAAAACCGGCAATTCATATATCGCTTCATAAAAGTGACCCATGGTTTGAAATGATCATACGGGACAACAGATGCGGGCTGGATATATCAAAAATACCGGATCAATCAAAAACCGTAGGAATGCATCTTATTAAATCACTGATCACTCAATTACACGGATCATTGGATGTAATGTCGGATCAGGGACTGTCATACACCATCCGCTGGCAATAATCAGCCTGTAATTTCAAGCATTTTATTCAAGGCTTTGTAGGCATCCCGTGCAATGTGAGGATTTACTTTGACCTGATGTATCACGTGTCCTTTGGATAATTCCGCTAATACATGGTGCAATTTTTCCGGCGTTGTCATCGACATGGTAACACACTGATAGCCTGGATTTGTCAATTGTAAAACCGTTTTGCCGGAAAACTTCTCCTGAAGCCTGTTAACCATGTGTGCTTCAGTCCCAACCGCCCAAACACTGCCGGGTTCACTCTGTTCCACCTGGCGGAGTATTTTCTCCGTACTTCCCGAATCATCTGATTCCGCCACGACTTCATGACGGCACTCCGGATGGACAATCACCCGAACTCCCGGGTGGTTCTTGCGGATATTGACTACATCTTCCGGCATAAAACGACGGTGTACACTGCAATATCCGTCCCATA includes:
- a CDS encoding PAS domain S-box protein, with protein sequence MDTQRAFSEDPFHHDIILKTLQSTLNVNDYISVLDRDFTYRYVNQAYKKYFNLDEADILGKTHKELFGTDFYKKTIRPNLEACLKGESVYYSAWYKHRDIERYISVTCLPYRPFGDAIMGIIINGRDTTELKNISDKHKIQKAYFENLFQQSPDAIAILDNNDRVINVNDAFTELFGYTLMECQGKPINDLVVPDNLKKEGLEATMNVADGQNISLETVRRTKSGKLIHVSIIGKPILMENNQLAVYGIYRDITHRKKIEKKIARDLQEKEVMLKEIHHRVKDNMQIISSLLNMQIRYVKNEADKAIFKESQSRIKSMALIHERLYKSNDLAHINFEKYTRKVVSNLLASNESGPKNIMFNFDMEDIAIPINQAIPLGLIVNEIISNSIKYAFKKTEKPAIHISLHKSDPWFEMIIRDNRCGLDISKIPDQSKTVGMHLIKSLITQLHGSLDVMSDQGLSYTIRWQ